The nucleotide window ACGTGGTTACGTATTAACATTACAAGCGCGAGAACAACATATTCGTCGAGATAAAGCTACTTCTAACATATGCTCAAACCAAGCTTTGAATGCTCTTGCATCATCGGTTGCAATGGCAACATTAGGGAAAGTAGGTTTACCTGAAATGGCAAAACAAAACTTAGATAAATCTCATTATGCCAAACAAAAATTCCAAAAAAGTGGATTTGAAGTTTTATTTTCAGATAGTTTTTTCAATGAATTTGTCATCAAGCTTTCGAAACCAATCAAAGAAGTTAATGAAGCACTTTTAGATGAAGGAATTATTGGAGGATATGACCTTGGATTTTACGATGCTAAATACGAAAATCATATGCTTGTTGCAGTAACAGAGATGCGTACAAAAGAAGAAATTGATGCCTTTGTGGCAAGTTTGGAGGGTGTAAAATGAATTTAGAAGAGACAATGCCGCTAGTTTTTGAGCGCTCTATCCCGGGGCGAATTGGATTTAGTTTACCAGAAAGTAACGTGCCCGAAACAAAAGCGACTGATTACTTTGATCCAACATATATTCGTTCTACACCAGCTGATTTACCTGAATTAAGCGAGCTAGAAATTATGCGACATTATACGAATTTATCTAATCATAATTTTGGTGTGGACTCTGGTTTCTATCCATTAGGTTCTTGTACAATGAAATATAATCCAAAAATCAATGAGAAAGTTGCGCGGTTCCCAGGGTTTGCTAATATTCATCCCAACCAGCCTGAAAGTTCTGTTCAAGGAGCACTTGAACTATTATATGATCTGCAAACGAGTTTAGTCGAAATTACTGGGATGGATGAAGTGACACTACAACCAGCTGCAGGAGCGCATGGGGAGTGGACAGGACTGATGCTAATTCGTGCTTTCCATGAAAAAAATGGTGACACAAAGCGGACGAAAGTAATTATTCCAGACTCTGCACATGGTACTAATCCTGCATCTGCTGCAGTAGCTGGCTTTGACGTAGTAACGGTCAAGTCGAACGAAAAAGGTCTTGTGGATGTTAATGATCTAAAAAAAGTAGTAGGCGATGACACAGCTGCACTAATGCTTACTAACCCGAATACACTTGGTTTATTTGAAAAAGATATTGTTGAAATGGCTGAAATAGTTCATGAAGCTGGTGGTAAATTATACTATGATGGTGCGAATTTAAACGCAATTATGGCAAAGGTTAGACCGGGTGATATGGGGTTTGATGTCGTCCACTTAAATCTTCACAAAACATTCACCGGTCCTCATGGTGGAGGTGGCCCTGGATCTGGTCCAATCGGTGTGAAGAAGGACTTAATACCATTTTTACCAACGCCGGTACTTACTAAAAAAGATAATTTTTACACATTTGATTACAATTATCCAGAATCTATCGGTCGTGTGAAGCCATACTATGGTAACTTTGGGATTAATGTCCGTGCTTATACTTACATTCGGACAATGGGACCAGATGGATTGAAACTCGTAACAGAGTATGCGGTTCTAAACGCTAATTATATGATGCGCAAATTACAACAGGCATATGATTTACCGTTTGATCAAGTATGTAAGCATGAGTTCGTTTTAAGTGGTAATAGACAGAAAAAACTTGGTGTTCGCACAATCGATATTGCTAAACGTTTGTTAGATCATAATTTCCACCCACCTACTGTTTATTTTCCACTGATTGTTGGAGAAGCGATTATGATTGAGCCAACTGAAACAGAATCTAAAGAAACTCTAGACTCATTTATTGATACGA belongs to Listeria ivanovii subsp. ivanovii and includes:
- the gcvPB gene encoding aminomethyl-transferring glycine dehydrogenase subunit GcvPB, whose product is MNLEETMPLVFERSIPGRIGFSLPESNVPETKATDYFDPTYIRSTPADLPELSELEIMRHYTNLSNHNFGVDSGFYPLGSCTMKYNPKINEKVARFPGFANIHPNQPESSVQGALELLYDLQTSLVEITGMDEVTLQPAAGAHGEWTGLMLIRAFHEKNGDTKRTKVIIPDSAHGTNPASAAVAGFDVVTVKSNEKGLVDVNDLKKVVGDDTAALMLTNPNTLGLFEKDIVEMAEIVHEAGGKLYYDGANLNAIMAKVRPGDMGFDVVHLNLHKTFTGPHGGGGPGSGPIGVKKDLIPFLPTPVLTKKDNFYTFDYNYPESIGRVKPYYGNFGINVRAYTYIRTMGPDGLKLVTEYAVLNANYMMRKLQQAYDLPFDQVCKHEFVLSGNRQKKLGVRTIDIAKRLLDHNFHPPTVYFPLIVGEAIMIEPTETESKETLDSFIDTMLKIAKEAEENPEIVQEAPHSTYVKRLDETRAARKPVLRYQK